A part of Gouania willdenowi chromosome 2, fGouWil2.1, whole genome shotgun sequence genomic DNA contains:
- the LOC114476989 gene encoding probable G-protein coupled receptor 34, protein MSSGMMDTFTSSLLPFSMSSSSLSPFPSTTVAAHANNTDCPMEDATQRLSLAAVYALFFIFGLIGNLFALWVFLFLHSSRNSVRVFLINCAVADLVLLACLPFRVFYHMNENQWVLGRLACKLVGNLFYMNMYISILLLGLISLDRFWKLSGKGRARRGIRMTLWGRRQPWSWVGCGALWGFSILGLVPMITTAEDTESNHLCFEYRKRRNKATGKAYFNGIIVVLFWFVFVMMVVSYAKIALRLLRVSRDKPDLPNAQRYKRTAKKSFFVLFVFTVCFGPYHAFRPYYILSQLSDTESCDHQRIMHMTNEVMLLFSAFNSCLDPIMYFLLSGSVRKAAIQALGRRFSTGLQFPNDVTTNSSTMEFRRTSAPMALPDSGLNGDLLTPGTRMLVPDSTLRCTTTAESGSTET, encoded by the exons ATG AGCTCTGGTATGATGGACACGTTCACATCTTCACTCCTTCCTTTTTCAATGTCCTCTTCCTCACTTTCCCCCTTCCCCTCCACCACAGTGGCAGCTCACGCTAACAACACCGACTGCCCAATGGAGGACGCGACCCAACGTCTGTCTCTGGCCGCCGTTTACGCcctttttttcatctttggCCTCATCGGAAACCTTTTTGCTTTGTGGGTCTTCCTCTTTCTTCACTCTAGCCGCAACTCAGTGCGAGTGTTCCTCATCAACTGTGCCGTAGCAGACCTGGTCCTCCTGGCGTGCCTCCCATTCCGGGTGTTCTACCACATGAACGAGAACCAGTGGGTGCTGGGAAGGTTGGCATGCAAGCTGGTGGGGAATTTATTCTACATGAACATGTATATTAGCATCCTGCTGTTGGGGCTCATAAGTCTGGACCGATTCTGGAAGTTGAGTGGTAAAGGCAGAGCCCGGAGAGGGATACGGATGACTCTGTGGGGGCGTCGCCAACCGTGGAGCTGGGTGGGGTGTGGGGCTTTGTGGGGGTTCTCCATCCTGGGCTTGGTGCCCATGATCACCACAGCAGAGGACACGGAATCCAACCACCTGTGCTTCGAGTACAGGAAGCGAAGAAACAAAGCCACAGGGAAAGCCTACTTCAACGGCATCATCGTGGTGCTGTTCTGGTTCGTCTTCGTCATGATGGTGGTCTCCTACGCCAAGATCGCCTTGCGGCTGCTGCGAGTGTCGCGGGACAAACCGGACCTCCCCAACGCTCAAAGATACAAACGAACCGCCAAGAAGTCTTTCTTTGTTCTCTTTGTCTTCACCGTGTGTTTCGGTCCGTACCACGCCTTCCGGCCCTACTACATCCTCTCCCAACTCAGTGACACTGAGTCATGTGACCACCAGCGCATCATGCACATGACTAACGAGGTGATGCTGTTGTTCTCAGCCTTTAACAGCTGTTTAGATCCCATCATGTACTTCCTGCTTTCTGGCTCAGTCCGCAAAGCTGCCATTCAGGCGCTTGGGCGCAGGTTCAGCACCGGACTTCAGTTTCCTAACGACGTCACGACCAACAGCTCCACCATGGAGTTTAGACGCACATCTGCTCCCATGGCTCTACCGGACTCGGGCCTTAATGGTGACCTGCTCACCCCAGGAACCAGAATGCTTGTTCCTGACTCTACCCTGCGATGCACAACCACGGCAGAATCTGGATCTACAGAAACATAA